The genome window gggcaaggcgtgcttggagtggctcactaggttatttaatgtcatttttagtaTGAAAAAGATGCCCGAAGAGTTGAGGTGGAATACGATGGTTGCTGTATACAAGAACAacggtgatatccaaaattgcaataactatcggggtatcaagctgcttaacCATaatatgaaagtctgggagagagtggtagagcgaAGGGTGAGGAGAAGTGTGTATATTTTCGAGAATCAGTTTGGGTTTATACCTGGgtgttcgactacagaagccatccaccttgttaggagattgacggagcagtatagggagagaaagaaggacttgcatatggtgttcatcgacttagaaaaggcgtacgataaagttctgagagaggttttatggagatgttTAGATGTTAGAGGTGTACTTGTTGTCTATGTTAggttaattaaagacatatatgatgggataaagacccgagtgaggacggtgggtggggactcagaccatttttcgattatgatggggttgcatcaggggtcggcactcagccTTTTTTTGTTTGCTCgggtgatggacgtactgacgtgccacatccaaggggaggtgccgtggtgcatgttatttgcagatgatattgtattgattgatgagacgcgagatGGTGTGAAtacgcaattagaggtatggaggcagaccctggaatctaaaggtttcaagttgagtaggaccaagacagaatacttggagtgtaagttcagtggcgagactcaaggagggaaaggggaggtgaggctggactcgcaggtcatccctaggagagggagttttaagtaccttgggtctattatttagGGGGAtgaggagattgatgaagatgtaacacaTCGTATTAGGGCTGGATGGATGAAATAaagactcgcttccggtgttcTGTGTGACAAAAAGGTgtcaccgaaacttaagggtaagttctacagagtggtggtcagaccaacgatgttgtatggggctgagtgttggccagtcaagatcgttcatgtccagaagatgaagataGCAGAgataaggatgttgagatggatgtgcgggcacaccaggttagataggatcagaaatgaggttattcgccaCAAGGTGAGTGTGGCCCATATTGagaacaagatgcgggaagcacggcttaggtggtttggtcttGTGAGGAGGAGCACAAACGCCCCGGCGAGGAGGTGTGaaaggttgacattggagggactacggagaggtagaggtaggccaaagaagaggtggggagaggtgattaggcaagacatggcgcagtttcagctgactgaggacatgacctttgataagaaggtatggaggtcgatgattagggtagtagagtaggtagtctagagtgttcataacggTAATATTGGcatgcagtctcgctttctgttggtagtagatttttatggctaaccgttattttctttcattgttgatcaccttactgttTTATTGTTtctattctgcttttatatggctttttggtattgtccattcttgtttatatttttattaatgtggtgcttatactttccttagccgagggtctattggaaacaacatctctatcctcacaaggtaagggtgaggtctgcgtatacactgcCCTCCCTGGACCCCACGATTTGGGataatattgggtatgttgttgttggtaATAAAATATCTGCAATATTTCAGATGCGTATACAACAGATTGCTTTTTTTTTTCGATCGGCACTTATATTTGAGAAGCTAAAATAGATATATAATCGAGTTGGAAAAGTATGCTACATGATAATTGAATATGCCAAAAAATGAACAATTATTACTGATTGTTCAGGGAAATAATCCACTCTCCATCGTCCATATCATTTCTTTGAGTAAAAACTTTATTTTGCTTCTCTTCGTCTTCAATACAAATGAACTATATGCAAGTGCTGATCGGAGGGGGAAAAAAGCAACCTGTTGTATACGTTTAGCTCCTCAATAATTGATTACCATATTTACtactattattttattacttattttggTATTTAGTTTAAGCATCTTAAATAGGAAAAGTATGAACTTTTAAGTTGCTTTTTTGAGTTTTATCAACTAAAATTAGTAAGTGGGATCCATTAATCCACTTGTCAATTAATAAGAGAGATGTTGTATGTGAGGCTCAAAATAAAATTTTTCATAGGTGCATTTTTTTCCCAGTAGTGTGGAGAGAAATGATTTGGGGCTTTTTGAGGGAGGGGTAATAAAAAAGACTGTTGGGGGTGGGGGCGAAACTAAAGTAAAGAATCAACCCCCAAAAAAACAATTACTTATAATCTGGCTGCaggtcaatttttttttataaaaagaaTGTAAAGAAGAATGCAGCAGATGGGATTCAAACCCAAGTTAGCAAACACAACAGCAAAGCTCAGCAGTACAATCGACCAGTGTTCCCAAACAGCTTGTGTTTCAAGGTGCCTATGTGGTCCGGTAACCCCCTACCTTCCACATGGGTCCGCCGAAGATCCCAACAGcaaaccagtgttttaaaaggtttATCTGTGATTTGTCTTTTAAAACGCACCACTCACGTctcgccttttaaaatactgtaGCAAACCACCTTAGGGTGCAAAATGCTAAGAACTCTTCTCCTCACGGTCCCTGGTCTGCAAATGATTGACCTTTTTCAGTTTTTAGGAGAGGCCTCTTCTCTGGACATATGTCATATTGTCAAAAGATGACACCTACTTAACAAACAAGCCACATGCGCAGATAAAACTAAACACGAATGTTAACATAGGAGCTGAAAGAGTAATTTAATACTTCGATAATAGGTATTCTTTGCAGGTCAGTATCGCATCAAGAATCTGATATTGTTTTCCAATTAGAATTGTCTAATTCACGTTAACCCATACCATTCAGAACCTGATTAAGGATAAAACATCAAATTCTTTAACTGTTAACAGTCCAAAGAGCCTGAGAAACTTAAGTGAAGATTTTACAATACCCAACTTTGACTTCCCATTTCATGAGCAATTCAGGATTTTCATTCAAAGAAGTCAGCGAACATGAACGGCATAAATTCAAAGAGGAAAACAACAGAACATTCAAGACAACTGCAAGATGTACTGTATAAAAGCTTATATTGCGAGTGAAAGCAGTCGATGAACTGGGTTAAAGACAGATAGTTCAGACCATACAGCAACGCCAAAGGAAGGGCACGGGAGGTGCTTTCTAGTAAGAAAATGAACAAAACTAACCAAAGAGTGAGTGATAAAGTAGCTCTTAGCATATCCAACCATAATGCTAAAAACAACcatcaatgtataatctatttCAGATGCTAAAGCTGATATACATGTAAAGGCGAAAAGAGTGAAGCATCAACCTGTAACCGATCTAGTAGCCTGTACTGGTACTTTTGGTACTCTCTCCTTGTATTTCATTTCTTTCTTCCATTGCCCCCAGGGAAGAGGATGTAATGTACATTCCACTTTGTAACCTCTTGATAGAGAAAATAACAGAACGCGTACATATTCAATCAAACAATAATAATTACTGTATAGTTCCACAAGTACAAAGAAAGAATAATGATGGAACTAGGATACTATGCCATAACAAATAAAAGTGAAAATCTTGTCTGAAGTAAACAATTTCGTATACCAAAACCTCTGCCTAAATAGTTACAAGTACGGCCAGGTTCAGCCACCTGAGGCCTTCAATTAACCTTTAATTTTGGCAGTGCATATGTTGAGTTAATCAAGGATGGCAGAGTGGAAAAGGCTCTCTCAGTGGACATCATAGTAGTCCAAGTGAATTGCTTGGACAAGAATTGAGCGCACTTCTTCTCCCCAAAAAAGGTTAACGTCAAACACAAGAAAAGGTTCTTCTGCAAGAATTACCCCTCCAACTATACTTCATATCCAGGCATTTCAAACAGCAAAGCAAAATTTTCAACACGTGTCCGTAGCTCAATAATGTCATTGTTGTTCTCAAGGCCCTTCAAGAAAGCCTTTGCCAGCTTTCCATGTCCTTTCTGTACTGAATTAGCAATCTGTGCTGCTCTAAGAAGGAAATCTGCTATCATCTCAAAATCATTCTCCAGGCAGCCTCTTGATGTCATAGCAGGGGTACCTGCACCCGGAGCAACAAAAGAGTATATATATAAAGGGCTTCTCAACTCCTGAAAGTTGATAAATGGAACTCAGCATCAAGACAACTTACCTATCCTCACACCTCCTGGGGTCATACTCCCATTATCATCAAAGATCATCACTTTGTTGACAGTGATGTGACACAACTCACAGACCTTTTCGAAATTCTTACCTACACAAATATAGTTGTATAAAGACCAATATAACATCAAAAAAAACTGGAGGAAATTCAGCAACTACAATTGTAATTCCATGACAGCAACTCCCAGAATCAGAAGACAAGAGATTGCAGGAAGTGATCATCATGAAAGTGAGCAAAGCCCATTAAGCAATTATTTTAGAAGTACAAAGTTAAAGCAAAATTAATACCTTAGTTTGAGCTACCTATTTGCTAGGACTTAAATGTCCAGTATATCCATAAATAGTACATTCAAACATAACACACGCCCGTATAACTAAAATAAGGCTAGTTTACTACATTGATCGTCAGCTCCCTTTACTGGTATCAGATTACAGTATATTCTGTTGAAACTTACAACTAGAAGCCTAGCCAAACACTCGAATAGGTTGAACTCTATGTTCTGTATCTAGTTCAAGCAGTAGTAAAATGCACAAAAGCTAATCTATGGACCCTACATGTTTCTCCAGTGACTACCAAGCAAAAAACATTGTCCATTGTTCTCTTCACAATTGAATCAAGTCAACCAAACGCACTCCATTTTAGATGACATAATAAACGAAAAGCATTCATATTCTTCaaggcatcaaggccacaaaggTAATAAGTGGCAGATTTGCTGCCTATCAACCACATTGGATACCATCAGCAATCGTCCCATATAACTTATTCTCTTCCAACTTAATTTAAGGAAGAGATAACTACTAAATTACAGAGATTTATCATCAGCTGCAATTGCATGAAAATGCCTCCAATGTGTCAGTTTTCATGAGAAACAAAGAAGTTAGGTTTTTAGAGAAACCTAAAGACGAGACATACTGAGCAATGTTGCCAACGTTGGACAACCATGATACCAGGATTGTAGAAAACAGTAATTATGTCACCACACTAGTGAGAAGTCGATTCAGAAATGTTGTGAAACAAATTGATACCAGGATCATCGGAAAAACACCAactcttcaaaaaaaaaaaaaaaaaaaaaagaggggcTTGTGCTGTTCATTGATCTCACTAATATGAAAATAAGAGAGTAATAGCGCAACCTAGTGAACGACTTAGACTGGACTCCAACCCCAAACAATACTTGTGGcattcacttctttctttcctaCAGCCATATCTCCCATGCACTGTCTCTTTCCTCAGATTTGACAAGAAATAACGAAGAGGTAAAAAATGAATAGGCTGGCAACCACAAAAGAACATATATCAAATAGTTAGATTTGACGCATCAGTTTCACTAGACACAAGtccaataatcataacaaccttaCTTCAGGTAAGTAGAGGTAATTCAGGAAAAGATATTCAACCTGTTAACCCAAGATTTCTCAGATCCCACAATATCATGTTATTGTCTGTCCCTCCAGTGACCAGCCTACAGTTTCTTCTCAATAAAGCAGCTGCTAACGCCTGAGCATTTCTCTTTGCTTGTTGCATATATGCCTTGTATTCAGGACTAGCCACTTGTTTCAATGCCACTGCTAGGGCAGCAATATGGTTATTGTGTGGCCCGCCTTGAAGAGCAGGAAAAACGGCAAAGTTTATCTTCTCCTCAAAATCATATTTATCACTGCCATCACCTTGATTCAAAAGCATGCCTCTCTTCCTTGGCTTTGAACCTTTCCTGTAGAAGATAATACCTCCCCTAGGGCCTCGAAGACTCTTATGGGTTGTTGAAGTAACAATATCACAATAGTCAAAGGGACTCAAACACTCCTGCAGAGACGGAACTATGCATCAGATTTAATAGAACACCTGATACCAACGTAAGGAAAGGAACCAATGGAAAATCAAGAGTAGTAACACAAAGATGAAGAGAGATTCCGCACAACAGATTTACTCAGGGTAGCAAAAAACACACAGATACCTGAGTACATATATACTACACCAGGAAGAAAAGTAGACTTCATCAGATTATATATGCAGTAAATTTCTTTTAGTCTGCAATATTGTTCCCTAAAAACACTACACTTTGATGTCTTGATCTTTTATCTAACAACGGAAACCAATATTACATCAAGTTTAAAAAAACCCAAGTAATGAACTCATCACCAAGCTCAGTCACAAGAAATTTAACCATTTGTTACACTACCAATCTTCAACCAAGATGAAACATATACATAAAGAGAAGATGCATAACAATTGCAAGTAATTTACTTCAACTACAACAATTGGTAACACAATTTCAGACCCCAAAATATGTAAAGTTATCAAAACAGATTAAAAATACAATGATGTAGCTATTCCATTGCTTTCCGGCAAGAGCATAAATGGTTCCTGAAGTAGCACGGGATTTGCTTTACAATAAAAAATGTTCTTTAGACAAATTCAGCAGGTAACAAAATGGCACTACAATCACGGCAGTATAACCACAAAGCAGATTTAGGTAATGTGTGAAATCAGAAAATTGTCATGTTATGGAAGGGATGCAAAATGAAGGTACTAAATCCACAAGGTTTTAGTAAGGAGCGATTTGTTGTCAATAAAGTGTAGTTATTCAGCCTAAGAAATCACCTTTTTAGACCAAGAACATTCAAAACTAATGCAAAAAACACAACACATATTACTTGATGGTTTCTTTTTGCTAGCAAGTAAACTGATGCACGTGCTATATGCTGGGAAAAGGTGCgaaataaatcaaataagcaacaGGACTAAAAAAAGTATCACCTTTGCAGCAACAAGGCCACTAATCTGTGCCATGTCACACATTAAAACTGCTCCACATTTATCAGCAATCTGTCTAAACTTTGCATAATCCCATTCTCGGGGATAGGAACTTCCCCCACATATAAGAATCTTGGGCCGGAAATCAAGAGCCCTTTCTTCAAGCTTATCAAAATCTACATACCCAGTTTGGGGGTCAACCTTATAAGATAAACtctcaaagaagattgaagctcCTGAAACTTTCCTCCCATTGGGGAAATAGTATCCGTGGCTCGTGTTTCCACCAGATGGTGTATCCAAACCCATAATCCGATCACCGGGGTGTAATAAACCAGTATAAACAGCAAAATTAGCTGAGGTGCACGAATAGGGCTGCACATTCACACCCCAATTATCTGGATCAAGTCCAAAAGCAGCCAATGCACGCTTACAACATAGTGTCTCGATTTCATCTATATACTGATTGCCACCATAATACCTTGCCCCTGGCATTCCTTCGGAATACTTGTTGGTCAAATGGCTACCTAATGCCTCCATTACTGCCTTGCACACGAAATTCTCCGAAGCAATTAATTCAATCCCTTTGAATTGCCTTTGCTTCTCCTTCTCCATTATCTCATACAAATCCGGATCAGCTACACTTAGGCCCTGATTGCCCCATGCTGTAACAGTATTTCTTCGCGATTCAAGCGCTGGCGTCGAACTGATCTCTCTCTTCCTTTTTAAACACATTGAATGCCCTAAAATACGGAACTCTTGGACATCCCTCTCCTCATCCGAATGGGAAGATTCACGAACGCTAGAATTGAGCCGAAAGGTGATCGACTCATGAGAAACAAACCCTAGCGACAGATTACTCGATTGCGAGGGGGTAAAATTCATCCTAATCCAAGAAACAACCAAAAACTGATGAAATTGAGATTCCCCCCTTAGTTGCTCCAATTCCCAAAAAAAATCAACTATATTCAATTTTAATGGATCGTAGCTCACCGTGGAAGAGTGCAAACAGAAGTGTTATCTCGGTTTGTGCTTGGAAATGAATGAATTCAACAGCAGTGACAAGAAGAGAAACAGCGGCGGGAACAGTCGGAGTTGCAAGGACGACAGTGGAGGTACATGGAAGAGGGTGCGGTGAAGGTGTACCTGAACGTAGCCGGAAGTTCCATAAAAAAGAAAGGCACAAAACCCTAGGAGATGGTAAATATTGAATATCGATTAGTTTCTTGTTTACGTTAGTAACGTTGTACTTGTATGCTTGATATATATGGAGAAAGAAGGAGTGCATGGGATTGAAGAAGAAGGGGAAGATTCAAGGGGGGATGTACCTGGACATATTTCAGCTGTGAGCTAGTTGTGTAATTTTAAGGAAACGCACTCCACGTGGCTTTGCGCTCGACGAgccttttaatttttaatttgtttttgttTCTGGAGCCTTGAAGAATGGAATTTTTCTATAAGAGTGTGTTTCTGTTTTTCCTTTCCTTATTATACTGTGAGAATCAATTATTTGGTCGAAAAAggaatattttattttgttttaaccACATTGCAATTTCTCATTTTAAAATATCTTTTAAAGTGCTAACTCAGAGGCCTGGCAGGTGCGCCTGATCAACCCAGTACTGGCCTGACCCATCCTGGCCAGAACTGTTACAGCCCGATCCCACAGGGGTTCAGAAGGGGATGGTAGGGATGTTCACGGTTCGACCTGGATccgtttttttttataaaaaaatcaaatccgttttttgatttttcttaaaaaaaaGTGATATACACTACCAAGACCGATCATTTAccaaaatataattgaattaaataatgtcaaataatttaagattttaaagataaattatttttaacataaaataagTTTTTAGACTTTCTAATATAAATAATACCAAGCAAGAAACGACTGAGCAGCCACAGAGAAAAGACTGAAAGATTGATAAGATAAAGATACTCAAATATCATTAACGGTCTATTCACCCTAGAGGTGGTATGTGGGCcgggccggtcctaagtgggcttcacGAGTTCGGTCCTAAGCGATCCCGGACTTCGCGGGCTTCTCGTTGGAACCGGTCCAGGATCGGGATCACGAACTAGCGGTCCCGTGTTAAGTGGGCTGGTCCCGGACCTAAGCGGGCCCAAACGGTCCTAAGCGAGCCCAAGTGGGCCCAACgaaaactttctattttttaaaattatttttatacaagttagagaaaataaatggtaataaaaatatctaaggcaattcctagtaaattatattatagaattatcacctaaattttttaatacaaatttaaagacaaaaatattgtaaagagatattcaaagcaatgcgttataatatatatatactatactatactatatatacatcttaaaatatataagctatattcgatttactatatatacatcttaagatttatgcattaatattcgatttatatactatatatacatcttaagatatatatctatatatatatatatacatcttactatattaagatgtatatatagtatatcgtaagatgtatactatcgaatatggcttatatactatgtatatagtaagatgtatatatatatatatatatatatatatatatatatatatatagatgtatatatagtatagtatatatataagctatattcgatatatatatttatatacgatcgaatatggcttaagatatatatctatctatatatatatatcttaagatttatatatagtatatatttatatactatcgaatatggcttaagatatatatatatatatatagagagagagagagagagagagagagagagagagagtatagtatatactatattatactatatgtatagcttaaggtatataaaaagacaaaaatattgtaaagagatattcaaagcaatgcgttatatttttattatagcattaaaaaatcatggcaatatcttttttAGTCTTcttcccccctatggaatgagcacaacaaggtgctaataccaccattgagaagaaaaagaaactaatcaagatgtgccaaaatacaagttacatattaatttatatggtatctcttacaaatttcataaatccttcaaggtccggaggaatttccgttggtggtggcggaaatgaagcttggtcatcaccgcttccaggcgaagcatcatcctccgcaagttcaactagcatttcttcataagcttcgtctacctctggttgtgattcagcaagtccaaaatttcttcttttcgaACGGATTCAATCTCTAAAAaatactgatttttccaagctctccctcatagatgctctataatcaccgagttgaagtcttgcttgactgaaagcgctctctgatgccactgttgaaacttgaatagttaaaatatttcgggccatccttgaaagaatcggaaagtgtttttctttgtccttccaccattccaaaatattaaaggagccgtcgggatccacttcctcaattccctgtgacaaataaacttcaagctcatttagttgtgaaaaatcactagtactagaaccttgagaacccctgaaccctgcccaagcactaagtgctcttactcccgcagttcttttagatgattgagaactagaagaagaaggagttggaacatttagtctagcatgatctaatgcaacttgataagcattataaatagtttgaacatttattttaattgaggctattgcgtccgcaagtgtagacaactcctcatcttcaagtgctaaatcattataaacagtttcataccaaaattgaggacctcctaatttcatagtaggatttaacaatgcagcaacatCATAAATAGGgagaataggaaaaaaatattttttaaatttttttctcatggaatcaatagcaagttgataaatttccccaccctctgaaaaatgatcaaacaaatttgcaagttctgcaatataaactaaacagttagaaatagtaggataatattgcccagaaaattcatttgtagcaatataaaatttttctaaaaaatctacaagcattttaatattagcccaatccgcatttgtaaggtgctcatcatcatcacttacatgagcattaaacattgagtttatggggtttctatattcatatgcaacaactaaactttcatacatgtaatttcatctagttggacaaggtttaggaacctttctttctcttaggccaaattcatcgcatcttttaaaatattctctaagtctacttctacggtttgaataaaaaagccaattaagagtcattttaacctttttaatttcaacatttaaaatccgtataccatcacccacaattaaatggtaaatatgacaaatacatctaacatgaaaaatgttactaaatgcaggacttagtgtagtggtaagtaaggctacaacatttgtgttactagtagcattatccattgaaactgacattattttatcactaatgcaaaaatatctacaaatatctgtaatcgtgctagaaataaactgccctgtgtgacgtgaattaattattctataagcaataatgcgcttttgcattatccaatcctcatcaatccaatgactggtaacagtaaggtaatcacagtcattaccacttctaccaatatcagttgtaatagcaacacgacaatttatatgagtaaataaatagcgcaaatattgttcatattcatgtttatatttataaatatcactctttacagttgtgcgaggaaaacctttataagtaggattataaatttttctaatataatgcacaaagtgagggttagaaggaaaactatagggtaagcacataacagtaaccatttttgccaatttttTCCGATcgttttttggatcataatataaaataccaccggtaacagtgttaattcccggttgaaattgatttgacccggtactaaggtcagcctgactaggtgcacttgtccctcagccaaagctttcatacgaaaatatctagctttatcttgagggtgtagcaatatgtgcctagtcaaactttccgtctcccccgacttccaacatattga of Nicotiana tomentosiformis chromosome 7, ASM39032v3, whole genome shotgun sequence contains these proteins:
- the LOC104109178 gene encoding serine hydroxymethyltransferase 7-like produces the protein MNFTPSQSSNLSLGFVSHESITFRLNSSVRESSHSDEERDVQEFRILGHSMCLKRKREISSTPALESRRNTVTAWGNQGLSVADPDLYEIMEKEKQRQFKGIELIASENFVCKAVMEALGSHLTNKYSEGMPGARYYGGNQYIDEIETLCCKRALAAFGLDPDNWGVNVQPYSCTSANFAVYTGLLHPGDRIMGLDTPSGGNTSHGYYFPNGRKVSGASIFFESLSYKVDPQTGYVDFDKLEERALDFRPKILICGGSSYPREWDYAKFRQIADKCGAVLMCDMAQISGLVAAKECLSPFDYCDIVTSTTHKSLRGPRGGIIFYRKGSKPRKRGMLLNQGDGSDKYDFEEKINFAVFPALQGGPHNNHIAALAVALKQVASPEYKAYMQQAKRNAQALAAALLRRNCRLVTGGTDNNMILWDLRNLGLTGKNFEKVCELCHITVNKVMIFDDNGSMTPGGVRIGTPAMTSRGCLENDFEMIADFLLRAAQIANSVQKGHGKLAKAFLKGLENNNDIIELRTRVENFALLFEMPGYEV